The region CTTCCGGAAGCTCGGCAGCTTCCGCGGCGAAAGTGCTTTTTCCACCTGGCTTCATCGCCTGACCGTGAATCTGGTCTTGATGCACCTGCGCAAGAAGGGTCTGAATCTTGTTTCCTTGGAGGAGACGATCAGCCCGTCGGAAGAGGATGCGCCAAAACGGGACTTCGGAAGCCGTGACCCAATGCTTTCAGGTTCTGTAGATCGAGTCGCACTGGAGCGCGCTGTCGCATCCTTGCCGCCCGGATATCGTATGGTCTTCGTTCTCCACGACGTGGAGGGATTTGAACATAACGAAATTGCTACCATGCTCGAGTGCTCCACCGGCAACAGTAAATCTCAGCTTCACAAAGCTCGTCTTAAGCTGCGTGAACTCCTGCGCGAGCAGGTATCATCCACCCAGCCTGCAGTCCTGAAAGAGGCCTCCGCATGAACGACAAAGAGATTCCTGGCTCACAGAAGCCCATCGATGACACGACCATCGCGGAGACTACCGAAGGATCCGCTTCCTACAGCGGTCAGCCCGACGATCTTCACGATCTGTTTGCAGTCCACGCATCGGCTAACCCCGATGAGGAAGACCCGCTCGCTGCTCTTCGGAGCGATCCGAACTACTCCGCACTCATCCGTGATCTGGAATATATCGCCAAGCAGGCTCGCCTTCTGTTTGAACCTGCACAGGAAGCGCCAAGCGACGAAGTCTGGAACAAGATTCAGAGCCAGCTAGGGACCAAACTTCCCGAAGCGTAGAGGATGGGCATCCCGGCGATCATCCATGATCGTTTTGACAACGATCATGGGTGATCCGACGGCTACCCCCGGATCACCGAATGCCCGAGACACATCTGAGCCGCTTCCAGCACAAGGCGGTCGACTAATCCAGATCCCCACTGACCTAAGAACCAGACTCCCCCGATAATCCTCTCCTGTGGGTGCCCGTCAGGGAAGAGCTGCAGCATCATCACACCGGCATGCTTGGCAAGACTCGCTTCCTTCTGGACTTCGTACCGCGCTGCCATCCTTCTCAGCCGATTCATCTGATATCTCATCTTGTTCGCGGAGACTTCGGCAGAACGCCCAAGACTCTCATCAAGAGATCCCAGATACCCCGTTAGGGATCCCAATTCCTCGTCTAGTGCGTTTCCTGCAGCCGCAATTTTGCGCTTGGCTTCGATAGGCATGGCGCGAGCCCCTAGCCGCTGCGTCAACTCCTCAGGTGTCTTCGCATCGAAAAGGTCCTTTAAAGACACCTCATGTTGGCTCATCACGGTCTCTACCGCAGGGGCAATCATCGTTCCTGAGAACCTTGGCAGCACAGCAGGAAGTCGTCCCAGTATCCGTTCATAGAGCACCGCGCTTTGGGCAAAGTACGCAATCTCCGCTGGGCCGCCGATGTAAGCGGCGGTCGGAAGAATCGTATCTTGAAAAACCGGCCTTAGAAGCGCATTTGGACTAAAGCGCTCCGGCGTAGTCTCCAGAATCTCAAGTAGCTCGGCAACGGAGTAAGTCCTCGCCCCAGACTTCCATCTCTCATCCGCCAGTCGTCTGAGCGGAAGGCGCTCCCCGGTTCGTTCATCGACGAGAAAGAGCAACGAAGCGCCACTCTTCACCAGAACCTGAGCGTGATAACCCAGCCGCTCCAGTTCTTCTGTCCGAGCCAGCAATGCCCTCTCGAGTTCGTCAGCCCGCTCTATGGCAGCACGCAGAGCGCTCACTCCAAGAGCGTGGAAGCCCTGTCCGGCCGCATCCATCACGACCAGCCCGTACTCCTCGAAGATCCGCGTCATCAAGCGGGCAAAGGCCCCCGCAAGCGTGGCATCCGGTCTATAAAACTCTCGCAAGAGGTCGCAAACCGGAGCATATCCGAGGAGTTCGCTGGCTTGATCAAGGGCGTTCTCCACGCCGTCACCCAAAAGTATCTTCCCCACCTCGCCGCCGTGCCCGCGCAAACCAAGCCTGAGCGTCTCCAACTCCTTCTTCCCCGGCAGCGAGACCTGGTCAACCTCCGCTAGGTCATGATCCTCACTGGCAAGCCAGAACACAGGAACATGTGCTTTACCAGTGACTTTTTCCGCTTCTTTTGCACGGGCGATGGCAGTAGCAGCCTTCAGCAAGGTGAGCTGCGGCCCGCCAAACAGTCCAACCTGCTGCCCCGTCACGACCGCGTGCGCCCCGTTCCGAAGCCGCTCCACGTTCGCCAGGGCGGCGGCCCCACCACCAAACTCCCGGACCTGATCCTTCAGCAGGTCTGCAAGTCTGCTTGAATGGGCCACTCCAACCTCACGCCCCATCCATCCAGCACCCAGAGGTTCAGCGCCGTACCACCCCCGCAACGGCGTGTCCGCGTCTCCGCCCATGGCAAGGTAATCCCCATACAACTTGGAGATATGCGGCAGCACGCTCATCGGATAACACTCTGGGCTCATCTTTCTCCTGCTCCAACCATTACTGTATTAGACAACGTTTTGGATGCACTCCTTCATCCACCCGACGCAGAATGATACCGTACCCCCATGGCCACCAAGACAAAGCTACCAATCAAACCCGTGAAGTCGACGAAAAGCGTTCCCCTTCCCTCTTCGTCCACGCCCTCCGCCACCAAGGCTCACATCCTTTCTTCAAAGGTCTCTTACAAGGGCAAGGTCTTTTCCGTGGTGACCGAGAAGGTCACTGAGCCCGGCGGAGTCACCAGCACGCGCGACATCGTCCGGCATAACGGCTCTGTTGTGATCCTGGCGATCGGTTCCCGAACAAACCCGGATACCGGTGCTCCAGAGCCCACAGTCCTCATTGAGCGCCAGTACCGTCATGCCGCCGGTAAATTCCTTCTTGAGCTTCCTGCCGGCCGTATCGAACCCGGCGAGGCGCCCCTGGCCGCCGCCAAACGTGAACTGATCGAAGAAACCGGCTTCCGCGCCAAACGCTGGTCTCGTCTTGTCCGTTACTACGCCAGCCCCGGCTTTCTGGCCGAACACATGCAGGTCTTTCTCGCAGAAGAGATTCGAGAGGGCCTCGCTCAGCCGGAGGAGGACGAAAAGATTGACCTCCTCCACATCCCGCTTGCAGAGCTG is a window of Granulicella tundricola MP5ACTX9 DNA encoding:
- a CDS encoding RNA polymerase sigma factor; translation: MNIQGVLMTQEKPNPGLFKRNPPIAGEAEAIEAAKNGDPDAFSKLYSLHKRRVYTLCLRMLGNVSEAEDMTQEAFLHLFRKLGSFRGESAFSTWLHRLTVNLVLMHLRKKGLNLVSLEETISPSEEDAPKRDFGSRDPMLSGSVDRVALERAVASLPPGYRMVFVLHDVEGFEHNEIATMLECSTGNSKSQLHKARLKLRELLREQVSSTQPAVLKEASA
- the bshC gene encoding bacillithiol biosynthesis cysteine-adding enzyme BshC: MSPECYPMSVLPHISKLYGDYLAMGGDADTPLRGWYGAEPLGAGWMGREVGVAHSSRLADLLKDQVREFGGGAAALANVERLRNGAHAVVTGQQVGLFGGPQLTLLKAATAIARAKEAEKVTGKAHVPVFWLASEDHDLAEVDQVSLPGKKELETLRLGLRGHGGEVGKILLGDGVENALDQASELLGYAPVCDLLREFYRPDATLAGAFARLMTRIFEEYGLVVMDAAGQGFHALGVSALRAAIERADELERALLARTEELERLGYHAQVLVKSGASLLFLVDERTGERLPLRRLADERWKSGARTYSVAELLEILETTPERFSPNALLRPVFQDTILPTAAYIGGPAEIAYFAQSAVLYERILGRLPAVLPRFSGTMIAPAVETVMSQHEVSLKDLFDAKTPEELTQRLGARAMPIEAKRKIAAAGNALDEELGSLTGYLGSLDESLGRSAEVSANKMRYQMNRLRRMAARYEVQKEASLAKHAGVMMLQLFPDGHPQERIIGGVWFLGQWGSGLVDRLVLEAAQMCLGHSVIRG
- a CDS encoding NUDIX hydrolase, with amino-acid sequence MATKTKLPIKPVKSTKSVPLPSSSTPSATKAHILSSKVSYKGKVFSVVTEKVTEPGGVTSTRDIVRHNGSVVILAIGSRTNPDTGAPEPTVLIERQYRHAAGKFLLELPAGRIEPGEAPLAAAKRELIEETGFRAKRWSRLVRYYASPGFLAEHMQVFLAEEIREGLAQPEEDEKIDLLHIPLAELLSMIRDGKIEDAKTMLAVLLYTSKL